From Selenomonas ruminantium AC2024, a single genomic window includes:
- the thiC gene encoding phosphomethylpyrimidine synthase ThiC: MSRIYTTQMDAARQGIITREMEIVAAKEKMAAEDLRALVAEGKVAICANKNHKALNPEGVGSMLRTKINVNLGVSRDCKDYDLEMQKVMSAVDLGAESIMDLSSHGNTQPFRRKLVAECPAMIGTVPIYDSVIHYQRDLAELTAQDFLDVIRLHAEDGVDFVTLHCGITRDTVRQIRNQSRKMNIVSRGGSLVFAWMSMTGEENPFYEYFDEILDICAEYDVTISLGDACRPGCLADATDNCQIDELSRLGELVERAWKRNVQVMVEGPGHVPLNQIAANMEIQKTLCHGAPFYVLGPLVTDIAPGYDHITAAIGGAVAAMHGAAFLCYVTPAEHLALPNLEDVRQGIIASKIAAHAADIAKGLPGAREADDKMAAARRVLDWEAQFACALDAETAQRIRQSRMPEDGHSETCSMCGKFCAVRSMNKALNHEYIDIL, encoded by the coding sequence ATGAGCAGAATTTACACAACGCAGATGGATGCAGCACGTCAGGGAATCATCACGAGGGAAATGGAAATCGTGGCGGCCAAGGAAAAGATGGCGGCAGAAGATTTGCGGGCGCTGGTGGCTGAAGGCAAGGTGGCTATTTGTGCCAATAAGAACCACAAAGCACTGAATCCCGAAGGTGTGGGCAGTATGCTAAGGACGAAAATCAATGTGAATCTGGGGGTATCTCGGGATTGCAAGGATTACGATTTGGAAATGCAGAAGGTCATGAGCGCTGTGGATTTGGGGGCTGAATCCATTATGGATTTATCCAGTCATGGCAATACGCAGCCTTTTCGCCGCAAGTTGGTGGCCGAGTGCCCGGCCATGATTGGCACAGTTCCCATCTACGATAGTGTCATACATTATCAGCGGGACTTGGCAGAACTTACAGCGCAGGATTTTCTCGATGTCATTCGTCTGCACGCTGAGGATGGCGTGGACTTTGTGACCTTGCACTGCGGCATTACGCGGGACACGGTGCGGCAGATTCGGAATCAGTCGCGCAAGATGAATATTGTCAGCCGTGGCGGAAGTCTGGTCTTTGCTTGGATGAGCATGACCGGGGAGGAAAATCCCTTTTATGAATATTTCGATGAGATTCTTGACATCTGCGCGGAGTATGATGTGACGATTTCCCTGGGGGATGCCTGCCGTCCGGGCTGTCTGGCCGATGCCACGGATAACTGTCAGATTGATGAGCTCTCCCGTCTCGGGGAACTTGTGGAGCGGGCCTGGAAGCGCAATGTGCAGGTGATGGTGGAAGGGCCGGGGCATGTGCCCCTCAATCAGATTGCTGCCAATATGGAAATTCAAAAGACGCTTTGCCATGGCGCGCCCTTCTATGTGCTGGGGCCGCTTGTTACCGATATTGCGCCGGGCTATGACCATATCACGGCCGCCATTGGCGGGGCAGTAGCCGCCATGCACGGTGCCGCGTTCCTCTGTTATGTGACGCCCGCAGAACATTTGGCTCTGCCCAATCTTGAGGATGTGCGGCAGGGGATTATCGCCAGCAAGATTGCCGCGCATGCTGCTGATATTGCCAAAGGATTGCCAGGGGCACGGGAAGCGGATGATAAGATGGCGGCGGCCCGCCGGGTGCTGGATTGGGAAGCGCAGTTTGCCTGTGCGCTGGATGCGGAAACGGCGCAACGAATCCGCCAGAGCCGTATGCCGGAGGACGGCCATAGCGAAACCTGCAGCATGTGCGGCAAGTTCTGTGCCGTGCGCAGTATGAACAAGGCCTTGAATCACGAATATATCGATATCCTGTAA
- a CDS encoding nitroreductase family protein, whose translation MDFIELAKKRYSCKKFQPDKEVEQEKLDRVLLAGQLAPTAKNSQPQHVYVLKSEMALKLVDELTPCRYGAPVVLAVAYNKTQCFTYPGDKYDSGAEDATIVATHMMLAAADAGLDSCWLNLFDPDKAAEALELPADETVVMLLDVGYGAEGVRPLPNHEKTKTMEELVSYR comes from the coding sequence ATGGATTTTATTGAACTGGCGAAAAAGCGTTATTCCTGTAAAAAATTCCAGCCGGATAAAGAAGTGGAACAGGAGAAGCTGGACCGGGTTCTGTTGGCGGGCCAGCTGGCGCCTACGGCCAAGAACAGCCAGCCGCAGCATGTCTATGTACTGAAATCCGAGATGGCGCTGAAACTCGTGGATGAATTGACGCCCTGCCGTTATGGTGCGCCAGTGGTTTTGGCTGTGGCCTACAACAAGACGCAGTGCTTTACCTATCCCGGTGATAAGTATGACTCCGGCGCGGAAGATGCCACCATTGTGGCCACGCATATGATGTTGGCGGCAGCAGATGCGGGACTCGACAGCTGCTGGCTGAATTTATTTGACCCGGACAAGGCGGCAGAAGCCTTGGAACTGCCGGCAGATGAAACGGTTGTCATGCTTTTGGATGTGGGCTATGGGGCAGAAGGTGTGCGGCCTCTGCCGAACCATGAAAAGACGAAAACCATGGAAGAGTTGGTCTCTTATCGCTAA
- a CDS encoding ATP-binding protein produces the protein MNNRKKMLLTILMTLFLIFLAGIFIQHRIVAMLNNAAEHSVSRQTEDLSMLAGERFLRFLTPLQTAANHLSTHEQDKEAVLQMLVQQNPQGQAGLIDFQHHTMGRFLSRDSFPRLQLAFHGNTIIDYNPDIGILLATPVFYGDNVRYVLYQVYPPEMLPQLFALSDYDAFTHVIIQYRDGTLAVPYENYTTDDTKFWADDTIQAGMKEVHRRLQHSKAAAVYTEGAEGKFFVFGADLPQTDFSLIGYMPWSAVAGQITSIYQRVFFLFSFMLILFACLSIYLLMAQTSVAETEELREARQAADAANQAKSQFLANMSHEIRTPINAISGMNEMILRQELPAEVRKYASNIKSATAALLTIINEILDFSKIESGHMEIVATDYQLGQVLREVGTLVGVRAQAKNLAFKIHVDPYLPNGLYGDAGRLRQILINLLNNAIKYTPSGSVTLDISGQRSASTLRLRAAVTDTGIGIREEDRARLFHVFERLDIKRNCQIEGTGLGLAITHRLLNMMKGTIQVDSTYGEGSTFTIELPQEVHSFDPIGVFNLNAQPDLDTNLSHQASFIAPDARVLIVDDNDMNCFVASSLLKETQMQTTIAHSGAEALETLQKQKFHVVLLDYMMPGMDGVETLHKAKQLQGISSTRFIALTATALSGSREKFLGEGFDNYLSKPMTGDELTAMLHRYLPAELIKPAPVSLPPMATPAPAPAAEAPPATAADTPSSPLIDRELGMKYCNNMEAIYHNILGMFSKQSIAKIARLDEDFATGNWDDYRINIHALKSAALTIGCRSLNQKAKEQEQAAKDYLAEDATPSQKQQALDYLQQHHADIMALYRKTAEAANPQ, from the coding sequence TTGAATAACCGCAAAAAAATGCTGCTGACCATTTTAATGACGCTCTTTTTGATTTTCCTCGCAGGAATCTTCATACAGCATCGCATTGTGGCTATGCTCAACAATGCCGCTGAACATTCCGTGTCCCGCCAGACCGAAGATCTCTCCATGTTGGCTGGGGAACGCTTCCTCCGTTTTCTGACGCCATTGCAGACAGCGGCCAACCATCTGTCTACGCACGAACAGGACAAAGAGGCTGTCCTGCAGATGCTTGTCCAACAAAATCCCCAGGGGCAGGCAGGACTTATCGACTTCCAGCATCATACCATGGGAAGATTCCTGTCCCGGGATTCCTTTCCCCGCCTGCAGCTTGCCTTCCATGGCAACACCATCATTGACTACAATCCCGACATTGGCATCCTGCTGGCCACGCCAGTCTTTTATGGCGACAATGTCCGCTATGTTCTCTATCAGGTCTATCCGCCGGAGATGTTGCCCCAGCTGTTTGCCCTTTCCGATTATGATGCCTTTACCCATGTCATCATTCAATACCGCGATGGCACCTTGGCCGTACCCTACGAGAACTACACCACGGATGATACCAAATTCTGGGCCGACGACACGATTCAGGCGGGCATGAAGGAGGTTCACCGCCGCCTGCAGCACAGCAAAGCTGCCGCCGTCTATACCGAAGGAGCCGAGGGAAAATTCTTCGTCTTTGGTGCTGACCTTCCCCAGACCGATTTCTCCCTGATTGGCTATATGCCCTGGTCAGCAGTAGCCGGTCAGATTACGAGCATCTATCAGCGGGTGTTCTTTCTCTTTTCCTTTATGCTGATTCTCTTCGCCTGCCTGAGCATTTATCTGCTCATGGCTCAGACCAGTGTAGCCGAGACGGAGGAACTGCGCGAGGCGCGCCAGGCTGCCGATGCTGCCAACCAGGCCAAGAGCCAGTTCCTGGCCAATATGAGCCACGAAATCCGCACCCCCATCAACGCCATCAGTGGCATGAACGAAATGATTCTGCGGCAGGAACTGCCTGCGGAAGTCCGAAAGTACGCCAGCAATATCAAATCTGCCACGGCGGCCCTTTTGACCATCATCAACGAAATTCTGGACTTCTCGAAAATCGAATCCGGGCATATGGAAATCGTCGCCACAGATTATCAGCTGGGCCAGGTGCTGCGGGAAGTCGGCACTCTGGTAGGCGTACGGGCTCAGGCCAAAAATCTAGCCTTCAAGATTCACGTTGACCCCTATCTGCCCAACGGCCTCTATGGTGATGCGGGCCGCCTGCGCCAGATTCTCATCAACCTGCTGAACAACGCCATCAAGTACACGCCGTCAGGCTCCGTCACACTAGACATCAGCGGCCAGCGCAGTGCAAGCACCCTGCGCCTGCGGGCTGCCGTCACCGATACCGGCATCGGCATTCGCGAAGAAGATAGAGCGCGCCTTTTCCATGTCTTTGAGCGCCTCGACATCAAGCGCAACTGCCAGATTGAGGGCACCGGTCTGGGACTGGCTATCACCCATCGCCTGCTGAACATGATGAAGGGCACCATTCAGGTGGACAGCACCTATGGTGAAGGCAGCACCTTTACCATCGAACTGCCTCAGGAAGTCCATTCCTTTGACCCGATTGGTGTTTTCAATCTCAATGCCCAGCCTGACCTCGATACCAATCTCAGCCATCAGGCCAGCTTTATCGCCCCCGATGCCCGTGTGCTCATCGTGGACGATAACGATATGAACTGCTTTGTGGCCAGCAGTCTGCTCAAGGAAACGCAGATGCAGACCACCATTGCCCATAGTGGTGCCGAAGCTCTGGAAACCCTGCAGAAACAAAAATTCCATGTTGTTCTGCTCGACTACATGATGCCCGGCATGGACGGGGTGGAAACTCTGCACAAGGCCAAACAGCTGCAGGGCATCAGCAGCACCCGTTTTATCGCTCTGACAGCCACCGCCCTTTCGGGTTCCCGAGAAAAATTCCTCGGCGAAGGCTTTGACAACTACCTCAGCAAACCCATGACCGGTGATGAGCTCACCGCCATGCTGCACCGCTATCTGCCAGCAGAACTGATAAAACCGGCTCCGGTTTCCCTGCCGCCGATGGCAACGCCTGCCCCCGCCCCTGCCGCAGAGGCTCCTCCAGCCACAGCAGCAGACACACCATCTTCGCCGCTCATTGACCGCGAACTGGGTATGAAATACTGCAACAACATGGAGGCCATCTACCACAACATACTGGGCATGTTCAGCAAACAGTCCATCGCCAAGATTGCACGGCTGGACGAAGATTTTGCCACGGGCAACTGGGATGACTACCGCATCAATATCCATGCGCTAAAGTCCGCCGCACTGACCATCGGCTGCCGTAGTCTCAATCAAAAGGCCAAGGAGCAGGAACAGGCCGCCAAGGACTATTTGGCAGAAGACGCAACGCCCAGCCAAAAGCAACAGGCTCTGGACTACCTCCAGCAACACCACGCAGATATCATGGCGCTCTACCGCAAAACTGCGGAAGCAGCAAATCCGCAATAG
- a CDS encoding BMP family ABC transporter substrate-binding protein gives MNFWLHHNLSQWATRLIVSFILIVLAAACWIFSSSTFDQPQPKAGIVLLGGIDEEGWNAPQYRGIRKACAAMGIGLITKERIIGDGACTQAVQELASEGAGMIFLASYSYSQEAKKLVREYPQIAFGTNSAECHARNMTSYFVRMYQGRYLAGALAGMRTKSNVIGYVAAMENSEVNRGINAFTLGVQQTNPAARVVVMWTGSWQDEEKEAQEARRLITEAGADILTYHQDEPAAADVAEKLGIDYIGYYEDLGKHSWRSSHALTSVVCNWDRYYEDIIRRYLKGELNYMDKQWVGMEAGFVELCDFSPAVTDEQKARLDQIKKTMLGGRFVFAGEIYDRQGNLRCRPDESIRDDRLLQHMDWLVKGVEILE, from the coding sequence ATGAATTTCTGGCTGCATCACAATTTATCCCAATGGGCTACCCGGCTCATTGTCAGTTTTATCTTAATCGTATTGGCTGCCGCCTGTTGGATTTTTTCCAGCAGCACCTTCGACCAGCCCCAGCCAAAAGCCGGCATTGTCCTGCTGGGTGGCATTGACGAAGAGGGCTGGAACGCACCTCAGTACCGCGGCATCCGCAAGGCCTGTGCTGCCATGGGCATAGGACTCATCACCAAGGAACGCATTATCGGTGACGGTGCCTGCACCCAGGCCGTTCAAGAACTCGCCAGCGAAGGTGCCGGCATGATTTTCCTGGCCAGCTACTCCTACTCCCAGGAAGCCAAAAAACTCGTCCGCGAATATCCTCAAATTGCCTTCGGCACCAACTCCGCTGAATGTCATGCCCGCAATATGACCTCCTATTTCGTGCGCATGTATCAGGGCCGTTATCTGGCTGGCGCACTGGCCGGCATGCGCACCAAGAGCAATGTAATTGGCTACGTGGCTGCCATGGAAAACTCCGAAGTCAACCGCGGCATCAACGCCTTCACTCTGGGTGTGCAGCAGACAAATCCTGCCGCCCGGGTCGTCGTCATGTGGACCGGCAGCTGGCAGGATGAGGAAAAGGAAGCACAGGAAGCACGCCGCCTGATTACGGAAGCTGGTGCCGACATCCTCACCTACCATCAGGACGAACCCGCAGCTGCTGATGTGGCCGAAAAGCTCGGCATCGATTACATTGGTTATTACGAAGATTTAGGCAAACACAGCTGGCGCTCCAGCCATGCCCTGACATCCGTGGTCTGCAACTGGGACCGCTACTACGAGGACATCATCCGCCGCTATCTCAAGGGCGAACTAAACTACATGGATAAGCAATGGGTGGGCATGGAAGCTGGCTTTGTGGAACTTTGCGACTTCTCTCCCGCTGTCACCGACGAACAAAAAGCACGGCTTGACCAGATAAAGAAAACGATGCTGGGCGGGCGCTTCGTCTTTGCCGGTGAAATCTACGACCGTCAGGGCAACCTGCGCTGCCGACCGGATGAATCCATTCGGGATGACCGTCTGCTGCAGCACATGGACTGGCTGGTGAAGGGGGTGGAGATTCTTGAATAA
- a CDS encoding HD domain-containing phosphohydrolase, protein MDFLPKKRRSIMAVDDDIINQMTLEAILSVNYDFTAVSSGPEALAQLPNQSVDLILLDINMPEMNGFEVLAALQANEATKDIPVIILTGDSDQETEVQGIQAGAFDFVHKPFIPTLILRRIERTLELKSLQHHMQQEIDQQTAIAKEQLASTRRLFRQMVETLADTIDAKDKYTNGHSRRVADYAREIARRAGKSEAYQNAVYYMARLHDIGKIGIPSSLINKKGRLTDEEYAAMQQHTIIGGDILAHVKEMPELLCASRHHHERYDGTGYPDGLSGTAILEKVRIIAVADVYDAMTSKRSYRDGLPQAEVRQEMLKARGKQLDPYFTDIMLQMIDEDSDYQLREGTV, encoded by the coding sequence ATGGATTTTCTACCGAAAAAACGCCGCAGCATAATGGCTGTAGATGACGATATCATCAATCAGATGACGCTGGAAGCTATCCTCAGCGTCAATTACGACTTCACCGCTGTGTCCAGCGGACCTGAAGCCCTGGCCCAGCTTCCCAACCAATCTGTAGACCTCATACTCCTGGATATCAATATGCCGGAAATGAATGGTTTTGAGGTACTGGCGGCCCTGCAAGCAAATGAGGCCACCAAGGACATTCCCGTCATCATACTTACGGGGGACTCGGACCAGGAAACCGAGGTGCAGGGCATTCAGGCCGGGGCCTTTGACTTCGTCCATAAACCCTTCATTCCCACTCTTATCCTGCGCCGCATCGAGCGCACCCTGGAGCTCAAGTCCCTGCAGCACCACATGCAGCAGGAAATCGACCAACAGACCGCCATCGCCAAGGAACAGCTGGCCTCTACCCGGCGCCTCTTCCGGCAGATGGTAGAAACTCTGGCAGACACCATCGATGCCAAAGACAAGTACACCAACGGCCATTCCCGCCGCGTAGCGGATTACGCCCGGGAAATTGCCCGTCGGGCAGGCAAATCAGAAGCATACCAAAACGCCGTTTACTATATGGCCCGGCTCCATGATATCGGTAAGATTGGTATCCCCTCCAGCCTCATCAACAAAAAGGGCCGGCTGACCGACGAGGAATACGCCGCCATGCAGCAGCACACCATTATTGGCGGCGATATTCTCGCCCATGTGAAGGAAATGCCAGAACTTTTATGTGCCTCCCGCCATCATCACGAACGCTATGATGGCACCGGCTACCCTGACGGTCTTTCTGGCACGGCCATACTGGAAAAGGTACGCATCATTGCTGTGGCTGATGTCTACGACGCCATGACCTCCAAGCGCAGCTACCGGGACGGTCTGCCCCAGGCAGAAGTCCGTCAGGAAATGCTCAAAGCCCGTGGAAAGCAGCTTGATCCCTATTTTACCGATATCATGCTGCAGATGATTGATGAGGACAGCGACTATCAGCTTCGGGAGGGAACGGTATGA
- a CDS encoding sensor histidine kinase: MEYFLALMIVLLQFSGVWLRYLPFAKTVTVVQRRKLVQLAVSWGILAFAIYAAIMSMDDGEVLRFKLLVAFGWVPFFLISYYCIPRDFVQHLYVLGMQSLFAVLLHTISGFVVGAVLSADYGERMHMLAIISCYLVLFTLLIPLERRWFSTLVLAQRFFQFRHLGLYIALMPLMVLFAYALPWLDGQLYHSVPERVGRLALPIFFFLIFRLVFKAAHQMSEHMMEIGRNNMLAQQLYSLREYTRLTEERRQTLRVLRHDMRHYTRLLSALLDSGRIREAKELVEKQAAELERTTIREFCANDLINATLSIYHYHLGNLEIPLQQKISLPKEMSGMDTDVAIVLSNLLENALHASMKQPVINREVKVSAQYEGGRFVLSVANRFEEPLLLDRDGLPYNEEPGQGVGMISLRAFIRKYKAQCNFCQQDGWVTVTLNWHGED, from the coding sequence ATGGAGTATTTTTTGGCGTTAATGATTGTGCTTCTGCAGTTTTCCGGTGTCTGGCTTCGCTATCTGCCTTTTGCGAAAACAGTTACCGTTGTTCAGCGGCGCAAATTGGTGCAGCTGGCAGTAAGCTGGGGCATTTTGGCGTTTGCTATCTATGCAGCCATTATGAGCATGGACGACGGAGAAGTTCTGCGCTTCAAGCTGTTGGTAGCTTTCGGCTGGGTGCCGTTCTTCCTGATTTCTTATTACTGCATTCCGCGGGACTTTGTGCAGCATTTGTACGTGCTCGGCATGCAGAGTTTGTTTGCGGTACTCCTGCATACCATCAGCGGTTTTGTCGTGGGGGCGGTACTCTCGGCTGATTATGGAGAACGCATGCATATGCTGGCCATAATCAGTTGTTATCTCGTGCTGTTTACGCTGCTGATTCCATTGGAACGCCGTTGGTTCAGCACGCTGGTACTGGCGCAGCGATTTTTCCAATTCCGGCATCTGGGCCTCTACATTGCCCTGATGCCGCTGATGGTTCTGTTCGCTTATGCCCTGCCCTGGCTGGATGGGCAGCTTTATCATAGCGTGCCCGAGCGGGTCGGGCGGCTGGCCCTGCCGATATTTTTCTTCCTGATTTTCCGGCTGGTGTTCAAAGCTGCCCATCAGATGTCTGAGCATATGATGGAAATCGGCCGCAACAATATGTTGGCCCAGCAGCTTTATTCCTTGAGAGAGTACACGCGCCTGACAGAGGAACGTCGTCAGACCTTGCGGGTTCTGCGTCACGATATGCGTCATTATACCCGCCTGCTCAGTGCACTGCTGGACAGTGGGCGCATCCGTGAAGCAAAGGAATTGGTGGAAAAGCAGGCGGCGGAGCTTGAACGCACGACGATTCGGGAATTTTGTGCCAATGACCTCATCAATGCGACACTGTCGATTTATCATTATCATCTGGGCAATCTGGAAATCCCACTGCAGCAGAAAATCAGTCTGCCAAAGGAGATGTCCGGCATGGATACGGATGTGGCCATCGTGCTGTCGAACCTGTTGGAAAATGCCTTGCATGCCAGCATGAAGCAGCCGGTCATAAATCGTGAGGTTAAGGTATCGGCTCAATATGAGGGGGGACGGTTTGTACTGTCGGTGGCCAATCGTTTCGAGGAGCCGCTGCTCCTGGACCGTGACGGACTGCCCTACAACGAAGAACCGGGACAAGGTGTGGGGATGATATCACTGCGGGCCTTTATCCGCAAGTACAAGGCGCAATGCAATTTTTGCCAGCAGGATGGCTGGGTTACGGTGACACTTAATTGGCATGGGGAAGATTAG
- a CDS encoding P-II family nitrogen regulator, which produces MIAMLTKIEIITRSTKLDDLLRALNKIGVMGITVSQVFGCGLSKGHQEVYRGKKYDVKLVPKIKVETVVSEIPVDKVLDTCERVLRTGQFGDGKIFVTELKDAVRIRTGQHGDDAIRDIPGETTGSISA; this is translated from the coding sequence ATGATTGCCATGCTGACAAAAATCGAAATCATCACCCGTTCCACCAAACTCGATGACCTGCTCCGCGCCCTGAACAAAATCGGGGTCATGGGCATCACCGTAAGTCAGGTTTTCGGCTGTGGCCTGTCCAAAGGTCATCAGGAAGTTTACCGCGGGAAAAAATACGATGTAAAGCTGGTGCCCAAAATCAAAGTGGAAACCGTGGTTTCCGAAATTCCCGTGGACAAGGTGCTCGACACCTGCGAACGGGTACTGCGCACCGGCCAGTTCGGTGACGGCAAGATTTTCGTCACCGAGCTCAAGGACGCCGTCCGCATCCGCACCGGTCAGCACGGTGATGATGCCATCCGGGATATTCCCGGAGAAACAACCGGAAGCATCAGTGCCTAA
- a CDS encoding ammonium transporter encodes MIDTGNTAWVLISAALVFIMTPGLAFFYGGMVRSKNVLTTIMQSFFVLALISVEFIVVGYTMAFGPDVNGFIGSLDKLGLAGVGLQVLEGSTIPELAFVAFQCMFAALTPALITGAFAERMKFAAFTVFILLWAIFIYNPMAHWVWGGGFLAELGALDFAGGLVIHILSGVSGLTICLLLGKRHGYQHTAMLPHNLPMTVLGATLLWFGWFGFNAGSALGANALAANAFITSQAAAAAAAVSWVLVEWKHNGKPTILGAVSGSIAGLVAITPAAGFVAPMPAVIIGLIGGVVCYFAVAVLKEKLGYDDSLDAFGVHGIGGTWGAIATGLWATTEVNPDGANGLFYGDTHLFVAQLISIVVAYALAVAGSFVLYQLVHAFMETRADEAEELTGLDIIEHGERGYTRGVLTSSPLLGSFETSSEMLANTVMQMNMEKG; translated from the coding sequence ATGATTGATACTGGCAATACGGCCTGGGTACTCATCAGCGCCGCCCTGGTCTTCATAATGACACCCGGCCTTGCGTTCTTCTACGGCGGCATGGTGCGGAGCAAAAATGTTTTAACCACCATTATGCAGAGTTTCTTTGTTTTGGCTCTTATTTCGGTAGAGTTTATTGTTGTCGGTTACACCATGGCCTTTGGTCCGGATGTCAACGGCTTTATCGGCAGCCTGGATAAATTAGGTCTTGCAGGTGTGGGCCTGCAGGTGTTGGAAGGCAGCACCATCCCGGAACTGGCCTTCGTAGCCTTCCAGTGCATGTTTGCGGCTCTGACACCGGCTCTTATCACCGGAGCTTTTGCCGAACGCATGAAATTTGCTGCTTTTACCGTCTTTATCCTCCTCTGGGCTATCTTCATCTATAACCCCATGGCTCATTGGGTATGGGGCGGTGGCTTCCTGGCTGAGCTGGGTGCCCTGGACTTTGCCGGCGGCCTCGTTATCCATATTCTCTCCGGTGTGTCCGGCCTGACCATCTGCCTGCTGTTGGGCAAACGTCACGGCTATCAGCACACGGCTATGCTCCCTCATAATCTTCCCATGACGGTTCTTGGTGCAACTCTCCTCTGGTTCGGCTGGTTCGGTTTTAACGCTGGCAGCGCCCTTGGCGCCAACGCTCTGGCCGCCAACGCCTTCATCACCAGCCAGGCAGCAGCAGCTGCTGCCGCTGTTTCCTGGGTGCTGGTGGAATGGAAACACAATGGCAAGCCCACCATTCTGGGTGCCGTCTCCGGCTCCATCGCCGGCCTTGTAGCCATCACTCCGGCTGCCGGCTTCGTGGCTCCCATGCCTGCGGTAATCATCGGTCTCATCGGCGGCGTGGTCTGCTACTTCGCCGTAGCTGTCCTCAAGGAAAAACTTGGTTATGATGACTCTCTTGATGCCTTCGGCGTTCATGGCATCGGCGGCACCTGGGGTGCTATCGCTACCGGCCTCTGGGCCACCACGGAAGTCAACCCCGATGGTGCCAACGGCCTCTTCTACGGTGACACCCATCTGTTCGTCGCTCAGCTCATCTCCATCGTAGTGGCTTACGCTTTGGCCGTTGCCGGTTCCTTCGTGCTCTATCAGCTGGTCCATGCCTTTATGGAAACCCGCGCTGACGAAGCGGAGGAACTTACGGGCCTCGATATCATCGAACATGGCGAGCGCGGTTACACCCGCGGCGTGCTGACCTCCAGCCCGCTCCTCGGTTCCTTTGAGACTTCCAGCGAAATGCTGGCCAACACGGTAATGCAGATGAATATGGAGAAAGGATGA
- a CDS encoding molybdopterin-binding protein, which yields MKEMRTEDAVGQILCHDLTQIIKGVTKDARFRKGHVIRAEDVPVLLSMGKDHIFVWENDETMLHENDAAEILRQLCQNEYMTASEPKEGKIELTAQVDGVFQVDESRFDEVNELDDVTIATLPQNMPVKAGQKLAGMRVIPLVIKKDKMEQVKKVAGSEPLLRLRPYRQNLKVGVVTTGTEVFLGRIEDTFTPVIASKLKAFGLTIDEHRLSDDVAEHTQKHIEDLIDLGMDMVICTGGMSVDPDDRTPAAIRDAGAEIVTYGAPTLPGAMFLLGYVQKDGREIPVMGLPGCVMYAGRTIFDLILPRVITGEKITRREIRHFGIGGLCMNCKVCHYPVCGFQH from the coding sequence ATGAAGGAAATGCGTACCGAGGATGCGGTGGGGCAGATTCTCTGCCATGATTTGACCCAGATTATCAAGGGCGTGACGAAAGACGCCCGCTTCCGCAAGGGCCATGTGATAAGAGCAGAGGATGTGCCAGTGCTGCTGTCCATGGGCAAGGACCATATCTTTGTCTGGGAAAATGACGAAACCATGCTGCATGAAAATGATGCGGCGGAAATTCTACGGCAGCTTTGTCAGAACGAATATATGACAGCTTCTGAACCCAAAGAGGGCAAGATTGAACTGACGGCTCAGGTGGATGGCGTCTTTCAGGTGGATGAATCAAGATTTGATGAAGTCAATGAGCTGGATGATGTGACCATCGCCACGCTGCCCCAGAATATGCCGGTGAAGGCCGGGCAGAAGCTAGCGGGCATGCGGGTGATTCCGCTGGTCATCAAGAAGGACAAAATGGAGCAGGTTAAGAAGGTAGCAGGCAGTGAGCCGCTTTTGCGCCTGCGCCCTTACCGGCAAAATCTCAAAGTCGGCGTGGTCACCACTGGCACGGAAGTTTTCCTGGGGCGCATTGAAGATACCTTCACGCCGGTGATTGCGAGCAAATTAAAAGCCTTTGGCCTGACCATCGATGAGCACCGTCTGTCCGATGATGTGGCAGAGCACACGCAGAAACATATCGAAGACCTCATTGACTTGGGCATGGATATGGTCATCTGCACCGGCGGCATGAGCGTTGACCCGGACGACCGCACGCCTGCCGCCATTCGGGATGCGGGCGCGGAGATTGTAACTTATGGAGCACCGACTTTGCCCGGCGCCATGTTTCTGTTGGGCTATGTGCAAAAGGATGGCCGCGAGATTCCCGTCATGGGCTTGCCGGGCTGTGTCATGTACGCAGGCCGCACGATTTTTGATTTGATTCTGCCCCGCGTGATTACCGGGGAAAAAATAACGCGCAGGGAAATCCGCCATTTCGGCATTGGGGGACTTTGCATGAACTGCAAAGTCTGCCATTATCCCGTCTGCGGATTCCAGCATTAA